The following are from one region of the Solea senegalensis isolate Sse05_10M unplaced genomic scaffold, IFAPA_SoseM_1 scf7180000015652, whole genome shotgun sequence genome:
- the tm4sf4 gene encoding transmembrane 4 L6 family member 4, translating into MCSGSFAKCLGISLMPLAIVCVLCNILLFFPSGKPVESENITEEVWYFGGILGSGVLMIFPALVFLGLKNNDCCGCCGNESCGRRFAMLSSILFAAVGVLGAGYSVIVSAVAINHGPKCKIVNGTEMVWDTPFSNGAYLSEKDTWSQCVEPVGAVSWHLSLFSVLLVMGLIQMALCAVQVVNGLLGCLCGDCGCCGGNDGAV; encoded by the exons ATGTGCTCGGGTAGTTTTGCCAAGTGTCTGGGGATCAGTCTGATGCCTCTCGCGATTGTTTGCGTTCTGTGCAACATCCTGCTCTTCTTCCCGAGCGGTAAGCCTGTGGAGAGCGAAAACATCACCGAGGAGGTCTGGTACTTTGGAGGCATCCTGGGTTCTGGAGTGTTG atgaTCTTCCCAGCACTGGTCTTCCTGGGTCTAAAGAACAACGACTGCTGCGGTTGCTGTGGCAATGAAAGCTGTGGGCGGAGATTTGCG ATGCTGAGCTCAATACTGTTTGCAGCCGTTGGTGTTTTGGGAGCGGGTTACTCAGTCATCGTCTCTGCCGTGGCCATTAACCATGGGCCAAAGTGTAAGATTGTCAACGGCACAGAAATGGTGTGGGACACTCCCTTCTCAAATGG ggCCTACCTGTCTGAAAAAGACACTTGGTCTCAGTGTGTTGAGCCAGTTGGCGCGGTGTCCTGGCATCTGTCTCTGTTCTCGGTGCTGCTGGTTATGGGTTTAATCCAGATGgcactgtgtgcagtgcaggtgGTGAATGGCCTACTGGGATGTCTGTGTGGTGACTGTGGCTGCTGTGGAGGG AATGATGGAGCCGTCTAG
- the tm4sf18 gene encoding transmembrane 4 L6 family member 18, translated as MCCSVGFARSLGLALLPLALCCILANLLLLFPMGEITYIQQDRLDSYIWYFGGLGGGGLLMLVPAVVFITLGKCSCCWNESLMMCGSVLAAVVGLVGSGYCFVMSGFALLQGPQCFTANGWSHPFANQGGRYLLQPETWSLCLQPHHIIEWNVTLLCVLLGLAVMEFIICLLQLGNGLVNAVCRPCCYKQEYSLNA; from the exons ATGTGTTGTTCGGTGGGTTTCGCCCGCTCACTGGGTCTGGCCCTGCTACCTCTGGCCCTCTGCTGCATCCTTGCCAACCTGCTGTTGCTCTTTCCTATGGGAGAGATCACCTACATCCAGCAAGACCGCCTGGACAGCTATATCTGGTACTTTGGTGGACTGGGTGGCGGAGGACTTCTG ATGTTGGTACCAGCTGTTGTTTTCATCACTCTGGGAAAATGTAGCTGCTGTTGGAATGAGAGTTTGATG ATGTGTGGGTCGGTGTTGGCAGCTGTGGTCGGCCTGGTGGGGTCTGGCTACTGTTTCGTCATGTCGGGTTTCGCCCTGTTGCAAGGTCCCCAGTGCTTCACCGCTAATGGATGGTCACATCCCTTCGCAAACCAAGGGGGCAG GTATCTGCTGCAGCCAGAGACCTGGTCACTGTGTCTTCAGCCACATCATATCATAGAGTGGAACGtgacactgctgtgtgttttactgGGTTTGGCTGTGATGGAGTTCATCATCTGTCTCCTGCAGCTGGGCAACGGCCTGGTGAACGCCGTGTGTCGGCCCTGCTGCTATAAGCAGGAGTATAGTCTCAACGCATAG
- the LOC122762421 gene encoding ceruloplasmin: MSQTPDIKTHRGSKVSITDLLPAHCTVCRLYPHHHHGGCRRYNSSVCVTMWKVLLLSCAAVSCASAARKEYFFRIEEVSWNYAPSGMNIIQNRTLDQDEEASVFLKRGPQRIGSIYKKAVYKQYSDATYRLEVAKPDWLGYLGPLLMAEEGDTLIIHLRNSASRPYSIHPHGLNYTKGNEGALYPDGTGPELKRDDSVAPGRSVTYEWTLPQDHSPTLTDSNCMTRFYHSHLMTPKDISSGLIGPLIVCKRGTLDLHGDRSADYVYALLFMVSDENFSWYLDENIRTYITNPAPQLKEDEDFIESNKMHGINGFLYGNLPGLSMCQGNKINWHMIGLGNEVDIHSIHFHGQILTTQNHHTDTISLFPASSTTAEMVADNPGNWLLECSVNDHLMGGMQAIFEIKKCFPNVHKARPYGELREFFIAAEEEVWDYAPILPTDVSEAGKYVTKGQNRIGSRYKKVRYVEYTDNTFLTKMLRSTEEKHLGILGPVLRAEEKDTIKVVFKNKASRPYSITPHGVQYSIEQDGTLYHNELEESHTAKKLRELKREPRVVTPPPAALVRPGMVHTYEWMVPVGAGPVQGEADCLTYLYYSGVDPVKDTNSGLVGPLLVCRQGSLKKGLQKNYDDEFHLMATVFDENLSWYLDDNIRTFTTAPTTVNKEDEGFIESNRMHAINGFVYGNLPGLMTCKAYKVSWHLSGLGSETDINSLHFEGNRFIFRQNRRDSISVFPHISHTVIMEPDNLGTFEVVSPTVNNYRGGMRASYTVGKCGFFRPLSDFRFRLNTVYIAAMETDWDYAPNRTWDNEVYRGHENPASAFLDQDGGFIGARYKKVVYRQFTNDKFTTQVERAADMEHLGIMGPMIHTQVGDKVKVVFKNMATRPYSIHASGVRIDSPDVYATKPGETHNYYWHVSKNTGPTTEQEECSVSAYYSTVDVVKDLYSGLIGPLVICRSSWARSLGLKKEVEELALLFLVFDENESWYLDENIRTHIRNPRPNLKDEESFIESNKMHAINGRMYGNVNGLNMEVGDKVYWYLMAMGNEVDIHTVHWHGHVVEYKLGGGAHSTDVYDLFPATFQTVKMRPQYAGTWLVHCHVHDHIEGGMEAVYTVNEKAKKKGIFG; the protein is encoded by the exons atgtcACAAA CACcagatataaaaacacacagagggtcTAAAGTCTCTATCACTGATCTGCTGCCAGCTCACTGCACTGTCTGTCGTCTTTATCCTCACCATCATCACGGTGGCTGTCGTCGTTacaacagctctgtgtgtgtgacaatgtGGAAAGTGTTGCTGTTGAGTTGTGCGGCTGTGTCGTGCGCCTCTGCAGCGAGGAAAGAGTACTTCTTCAGAATAGAGGAGGTGTCTTGGAACTATGCCCCAAGTGGGATGAACATCATTCAAAACCGCACCCTGGACCAAGATGA AGAAGCCTCAGTTTTTTTAAAGCGAGGCCCACAGAGGATTGGCTCCATCTACAAGAAGGCTGTGTACAAGCAGTACAGTGACGCCACCTATAGGTTAGAGGTGGCAAAGCCGGACTGGCTGGGCTACCTGGGCCCTCTGCTGATGGCTGAGGAGGGAGACACGTTGATCATCCACCTGAGGAACAGCGCATCCCGACCGTACAGCATACATCCACATGGACTGAACTACACCAAAGGCAATGAGG GAGCCTTGTATCCAGACGGTACTGGTCCAGAACTGAAGCGTGATGACTCAGTGGCACCAGGTAGATCAGTGACATATGAGTGGACGCTTCCTCAAGACCACAGCCCGACCTTGACGGACAGCAACTGCATGACCAGGTTCTACCACTCCCATCTTATGACTCCCAAAGACATCAGCTCAGGACTCATAGGACCCCTCATTGTGTGTAAAAGAG GAACTCTGGACTTACACGGTGACAGGTCGGCAGACTATGTGTACGCTCTGCTGTTCATGGTGTCAGATGAGAACTTCAGCTGGTACCTGGATGAAAACATCCGGACGtacatcacaaaccctgccccGCAGTTGAAGGAAGATGAAGACTTCATTGAAAGCAACAAGATGCATG GTATAAATGGTTTTCTGTATGGTAACCTACCTGGACTGAGCATGTGCCAAGGCAACAAGATCAACTGGCATATGATTGGTTTAGGGAATGag GTGGATATACATTCTATTCATTTCCACGGCCAAATCCTGACAACTCAGAaccaccacacagacacaatcaGTCTTTTCCCAGCCTCCAGCACTACGGCTGAAATGGTCGCTGATAATCCCGGCAACTGGCTGCTGGAGTGCTCTGTCAATGACCATTTAATGG gTGGAATGCAGGCTATATTCGAGATCAAGAAGTGTTTCCCCAACGTCCACAAGGCCCGGCCATACGGGGAACTCAGAGAGTTCTTCATCGCCGCTGAGGAAGAAGTGTGGGACTATGCTCCTATTCTGCCCACTGATGTTAG tgaGGCAGGAAAGTATGTAACCAAAGGTCAAAACCGCATCGGAAGCCGCTACAAGAAAGTCCGCTACGTGGAATACACTGACAACACCTTCCTAACAAAGATGCTACGCAGCACAGAGGAGAAGCACCTCGGAATTCTGG GTCCTGTGCTGCGAGCTGAAGAGAAAGACACTATCAAAGTGGTGTTTAAGAATAAAGCCAGCCGGCCTTACTCCATAACACCGCATGGTGTGCAGTACAGTATAGAGCAGGATGGGACTCTGTATCACAATGAATTGGAAG AGTCTCATACAGCAAAAAAACTGCGAGAGCTAAAGAGAGAACCAA GAGTAGTGACTCCTCCCCCAGCTGCTCTGGTCAGACCCGGGATGGTGCACACCTATGAATGGATGGTTCCAGTGGGTGCTGGTCCAGTGCAGGGGGAAGCCGACTGTCTCACCTACCTCTACTACTCTGGAGTGGATCCTGTGAAAGACACCAACTCTGGCCTGGTGGGACCACTGCTCGTCTGTCGACAGGGGTCACTGAAGAAAGGACTGCAG AAAAACTACGATGATGAGTTCCACCTCATGGCCACAGTGTTTGATGAGAACCTGAGCTGGTATCTGGACGACAACATCCGCACCTTCACCACGGCTCCCACTACTGTTAACAAGGAGGACGAGGGCTTTATAGAGAGCAACAGAATGCATG CAATCAATGGATTTGTGTACGGGAACCTCCCAGGCCTGATGACGTGCAAGGCGTATAAAGTATCGTGGCACCTGTCGGGACTTGGGTCAGAGACAGACATCAACAGCCTTCACTTTGAGGGAAACCGCTTCATCTTTCGGCAGAACAGACGTGACTCCATCAGTGTTTTCCCTCACATCTCTCACACTGTCATTATGGAGCCGGACAACCTGG gaaCTTTTGAAGTAGTGTCTCCTACAGTGAACAATTATCGCGGTGGGATGAGAGCCAGCTACACAGTAGGGAAGTGCGGTTTCTTTCGCCCACTGAGTGACTTCAGGTTCCGCTTAAATACAGTTTACATCGCTGCCATGGAAACAGACTGGGACTATGCTCCCAACCGCACCTGGGACAACGAGGTTTACCGTGGCCATGAAAA TCCTGCCAGTGCCTTCCTAGACCAGGATGGTGGATTCATAGGTGCCCGTTACAAGAAGGTCGTGTACCGACAGTTCACCAACGACAAGTTCACAACGCAAGTGGAGAGAGCGGCCGATATGGAACACCTTGGGATTATGG gtccAATGATTCATACTCAGGTTGGAGACAAAGTCAAGGTGGTTTTCAAGAACATGGCAACCAGACCTTATTCCATCCATGCCAGTGGAGTCAGAATAGACTCGCCCGATGTCTACGCCACTAAACCAG GTGAGACTCACAACTACTACTGGCACGTCTCAAAGAACACAGGCCCAACCACAGAGCAGGAAGAATGCTCGGTGTCAGCGTACTACTCTACTGTAGATGTTGTCAAG GACCTGTACAGTGGACTGATCGGGCCATTGGTGATTTGTCGCAGTAGCTGGGCCAG GAGTTTGGGACTGAAGAAGGAAGTAGAGGAGTTGGCACTGTTGTTCCTTGTTTTTGACGAGAATGAAAGCTG GTATTTGGATGAAAACATCAGGACCCACATCAGGAACCCTCGCCCAAACTTAAAGGATGAGGAATCCTTCATAGAGAGCAACAAGATGCACG CTATTAATGGCCGCATGTACGGTAATGTCAATGGTTTGAACATGGAGGTGGGTGATAAGGTGTACTGGTATCTGATGGCAATGGGCAATGAAGTGGACATACACACTGTCCACTGGCATGGACATGTTGTGGAATATAAG CTGGGAGGAGGTGCTCACAGTACTGATGTGTATGACTTGTTTCCAGCCACTTTCCag ACAGTGAAAATGCGTCCTCAATATGCTGGTACGTGGCTGGTCCACTGTCACGTCCACGATCACATTGAAGGTGGCATGGAAGCAGTTTATACTGTCAATGAGAAAG CAAAGAAGAAGGGGATCTTTGGCTGA